Proteins encoded within one genomic window of Nitrospira sp.:
- the rsfS gene encoding ribosome silencing factor, protein MLDKKALDVQVLHVAPLTSLADYLVIGSAESDRQTRAIADSVADVLAHVGQRPLSLEGTTSGQWVLIDFGDVVAHVFRQDTRSHYALERLWSDAQQIPLPGEASAPIAAAQGRMTQKAISQKMV, encoded by the coding sequence ATGCTCGACAAGAAGGCCCTTGATGTCCAAGTCCTCCATGTCGCCCCGCTCACGTCACTCGCTGATTATTTAGTCATTGGGTCGGCTGAATCCGACCGGCAAACACGCGCGATCGCTGATTCCGTCGCTGATGTCCTCGCACACGTGGGTCAACGGCCACTAAGTCTTGAAGGCACCACATCGGGCCAGTGGGTCCTGATCGATTTTGGCGATGTGGTCGCCCATGTATTCAGACAAGACACGCGCTCGCATTATGCCCTTGAGCGTCTGTGGAGCGATGCGCAGCAGATTCCCCTTCCTGGCGAAGCGTCGGCTCCGATAGCCGCCGCACAGGGGCGGATGACCCAGAAGGCGATTTCACAGAAGATGGTCTAG
- a CDS encoding tetratricopeptide repeat protein, producing the protein MFKLLITIFLISAGVFIYSYFRELNPGTILIHTAPGAEFELSPVTLVLISMACGAVIATFVVGLQQTAHLILNWRSNRLVRRKEKVDTLHRDGTHAFMSKRTLDAITLLEKALAIDPNRVDSLLWLGNIYRSERNVPEAIRLHQHAQRVDDRNIEVLLELGKDLEDAKRYEEALQALQQILKIEPDNLTALIRKRNLNTRMERWSDALEIQHRLLKANLPAPEQQAEAALLVGCMYEVGRQLLERGHPDKARRYFRGAIKKDRSFLPAYIGIGEILIHEGKTKDAVEILKKVYSRTRSVIILHRLEELFLDQGEPSEIIRVYQEALQQDPQNPVLQFYLGKLYYRLEMVDEAFDQLSTIEGPQDHLLDYHKIMANLYLRKQHFEETIVELKKALSFKKRVVVPYICTQCQQESVEWSGRCRRCAKWNTLTALPWLEAGQTAASSAGEPSSVPSVPYQGIASPFETV; encoded by the coding sequence ATGTTCAAGCTGCTGATTACTATTTTCCTCATCAGCGCCGGCGTATTCATCTACAGCTATTTCCGCGAACTGAATCCAGGGACAATCCTCATCCATACGGCTCCTGGCGCGGAGTTCGAGCTCAGCCCTGTCACGCTTGTCTTGATCTCCATGGCATGTGGGGCAGTGATTGCGACCTTCGTCGTGGGGCTCCAGCAAACGGCGCACTTAATCCTGAATTGGCGCAGCAACCGCCTGGTGCGTCGAAAAGAGAAGGTCGACACCCTCCACCGAGACGGAACCCATGCATTCATGTCAAAACGTACCTTGGACGCCATCACGCTCTTGGAGAAGGCCCTGGCGATCGACCCCAATCGAGTCGATTCGCTCCTGTGGCTGGGGAATATCTATCGATCAGAGCGGAACGTCCCTGAAGCGATCCGACTCCATCAACATGCGCAACGAGTGGACGATCGAAACATCGAGGTGTTGTTAGAATTGGGCAAGGATCTGGAGGACGCCAAACGGTACGAGGAGGCGCTTCAGGCACTTCAGCAAATCCTCAAGATCGAACCCGACAACCTGACCGCGCTCATCCGGAAACGGAATCTCAATACCCGTATGGAGCGGTGGAGCGACGCGCTTGAGATCCAACATCGTTTACTCAAAGCCAATCTTCCCGCCCCTGAGCAACAAGCCGAAGCCGCTCTGCTTGTCGGATGCATGTATGAAGTCGGGAGGCAACTACTTGAACGTGGGCATCCTGATAAAGCCCGGCGCTATTTCAGAGGAGCAATTAAGAAAGATCGGAGTTTCCTGCCTGCCTATATCGGAATCGGCGAAATTCTGATCCATGAAGGCAAAACGAAGGATGCCGTCGAAATCTTGAAAAAAGTCTACTCGCGGACCCGCAGCGTGATCATCCTCCACCGACTGGAAGAGCTGTTTCTGGATCAAGGCGAGCCCAGCGAAATCATTCGGGTCTATCAGGAGGCCTTGCAGCAAGACCCGCAGAATCCGGTGCTCCAGTTCTACCTGGGCAAGCTCTACTATCGGCTGGAAATGGTGGATGAGGCGTTCGATCAGCTGTCGACAATCGAAGGACCACAGGATCATCTCTTGGACTATCACAAGATCATGGCCAACCTGTACTTGCGGAAGCAGCATTTCGAAGAAACCATTGTGGAATTGAAGAAGGCCCTCAGCTTCAAGAAACGTGTGGTGGTCCCCTATATCTGCACCCAATGTCAGCAGGAATCCGTCGAATGGTCGGGCCGCTGCCGCCGCTGCGCCAAATGGAATACCCTCACCGCCCTCCCCTGGCTCGAAGCCGGCCAAACCGCTGCCAGCTCCGCCGGAGAGCCCTCATCTGTCCCCTCCGTGCCCTACCAAGGCATTGCTTCTCCGTTTGAAACCGTGTAG